Proteins encoded by one window of Hippoglossus hippoglossus isolate fHipHip1 chromosome 15, fHipHip1.pri, whole genome shotgun sequence:
- the asrgl1 gene encoding isoaspartyl peptidase/L-asparaginase isoform X2: MLPVVVVHGGAGQIPKERSENTTSGVCSAARAGYAILRGGGSSMDAVVEAVSQLENNPSFNAGCGSVLNIKGEVEMDAIVMDGKTLGSGAVSAVRNIANPVQLARLVMDKTSHACLTAEGASQFARAMGVPEVPLESLITEYSRMRWKKNLAPDANPVECQMGKMGTVGAVAVDSEGNIACATSTGGMLNKMEGRVGDTPCIGSGGYADNQAGAVSTTGHGEAIMKVTLARLILFHMEQGQSVEAASDLGLAYMKSRVGGLGGVVTVDPQGHWGAHFSSLQMAWAAAQKDTLHYGLYTGEHFTQSIDNPQ, translated from the exons ATGTTGCCTGTGGTGGTGGTCCATGGAGGGGCGGGTCAAATCCCAAAGGAGCGGTCGGAGAACACCACTTCGGGGGTGTGCTCAGCAGCCCGAGCGGGGTATGCCATCCTCCGGGGAGGGGGCAGCAGCATGGATGCAGTGGTGGAGGCTGTGTCCCAGCTGGAGAACAATCCCTCCTTTAATGCAG GGTGTGGCTCAGTGCTGAACATCAAAGGGGAGGTGGAGATGGACGCTATTGTGATGGATGGGAAAACGCTGGGAAGCGGTGCAGTCTCTGCTGTACGGAACATAGCCAACCCTGTTCAGCTAGCACGACTGGTTATGGACAAG ACCAGCCACGCGTGTCTGACAGCAGAGGGCGCCAGTCAGTTCGCCCGGGCCATGGGTGTCCCTGAGGTCCCCCTGGAGTCCCTCATCACAGAGTACTCCCGTATGCGCTGGAAAAAGAACTTGGCCCCCGATGCCAACCCTGTGGAGTGCCAAAT GGGGAAGATGGGCACAGTCGGAGCTGTGGCAGTGGATAGCGAGGGAAACATAGCCTGTGCAACCTCCACCGGTGGAATGCTGAACAAGATGGAGGGACGAGTGGGCGACACACCCTGCATAG gCTCTGGGGGTTATGCTGACAACCAGGCGGGAGCAGTGTCAACTACGGGCCACGGAGAAGCCATCATGAAAGTTACTCTGGCAAGACTCATCCTGTTCCACATGGAACAAG GTCAGTCGGTGGAGGCCGCTAGTGACTTGGGCCTGGCCTACATGAAGAGCAGAGTGGGTGGTCTGGGTGGGGTGGTGACTGTGGACCCCCAGGGCCACTGGGGCGCCCACTTCTCCAGCCTGCAAATGGCCTGGGCTGCAGCTCAGAAAGACACCCTGCACTATGGCCTGTACACCGGGGAACACTTCACACAGAGCATTGACAATCCACAGTGA
- the asrgl1 gene encoding isoaspartyl peptidase/L-asparaginase isoform X1, giving the protein MGFSKVIDMLPVVVVHGGAGQIPKERSENTTSGVCSAARAGYAILRGGGSSMDAVVEAVSQLENNPSFNAGCGSVLNIKGEVEMDAIVMDGKTLGSGAVSAVRNIANPVQLARLVMDKTSHACLTAEGASQFARAMGVPEVPLESLITEYSRMRWKKNLAPDANPVECQMGKMGTVGAVAVDSEGNIACATSTGGMLNKMEGRVGDTPCIGSGGYADNQAGAVSTTGHGEAIMKVTLARLILFHMEQGQSVEAASDLGLAYMKSRVGGLGGVVTVDPQGHWGAHFSSLQMAWAAAQKDTLHYGLYTGEHFTQSIDNPQ; this is encoded by the exons ATGGGTTTCTCAAag GTGATTGACATGTTGCCTGTGGTGGTGGTCCATGGAGGGGCGGGTCAAATCCCAAAGGAGCGGTCGGAGAACACCACTTCGGGGGTGTGCTCAGCAGCCCGAGCGGGGTATGCCATCCTCCGGGGAGGGGGCAGCAGCATGGATGCAGTGGTGGAGGCTGTGTCCCAGCTGGAGAACAATCCCTCCTTTAATGCAG GGTGTGGCTCAGTGCTGAACATCAAAGGGGAGGTGGAGATGGACGCTATTGTGATGGATGGGAAAACGCTGGGAAGCGGTGCAGTCTCTGCTGTACGGAACATAGCCAACCCTGTTCAGCTAGCACGACTGGTTATGGACAAG ACCAGCCACGCGTGTCTGACAGCAGAGGGCGCCAGTCAGTTCGCCCGGGCCATGGGTGTCCCTGAGGTCCCCCTGGAGTCCCTCATCACAGAGTACTCCCGTATGCGCTGGAAAAAGAACTTGGCCCCCGATGCCAACCCTGTGGAGTGCCAAAT GGGGAAGATGGGCACAGTCGGAGCTGTGGCAGTGGATAGCGAGGGAAACATAGCCTGTGCAACCTCCACCGGTGGAATGCTGAACAAGATGGAGGGACGAGTGGGCGACACACCCTGCATAG gCTCTGGGGGTTATGCTGACAACCAGGCGGGAGCAGTGTCAACTACGGGCCACGGAGAAGCCATCATGAAAGTTACTCTGGCAAGACTCATCCTGTTCCACATGGAACAAG GTCAGTCGGTGGAGGCCGCTAGTGACTTGGGCCTGGCCTACATGAAGAGCAGAGTGGGTGGTCTGGGTGGGGTGGTGACTGTGGACCCCCAGGGCCACTGGGGCGCCCACTTCTCCAGCCTGCAAATGGCCTGGGCTGCAGCTCAGAAAGACACCCTGCACTATGGCCTGTACACCGGGGAACACTTCACACAGAGCATTGACAATCCACAGTGA